From Hartmannibacter diazotrophicus, a single genomic window includes:
- a CDS encoding HNH endonuclease, which translates to MSISAKAAKMLWGRAAARCSLPTCRKHLVLDDTEVDDPALIGDMAHIVAESEDGPRGISPLKLDDRNRYSNLILLCKNHHKEIDDQYITWTVDRLHEIKNQHESWVREFLPDYDNIKVRDDIIYADYIDEWSSLCHLKEWTNWTSPLLSFGEPSIETAKFDDLVKLARLRTH; encoded by the coding sequence ATGTCAATTTCCGCAAAAGCTGCAAAAATGTTGTGGGGTCGAGCCGCGGCGAGATGTTCTTTGCCGACTTGCCGAAAACACCTCGTTCTAGATGATACAGAAGTTGATGATCCAGCATTGATTGGAGATATGGCGCACATTGTAGCTGAAAGTGAAGATGGTCCACGGGGCATATCCCCTCTTAAATTAGATGATAGAAATCGGTATTCGAATCTTATTCTATTATGCAAGAATCATCATAAAGAAATTGATGATCAGTATATTACTTGGACTGTTGACCGTCTGCACGAAATTAAAAATCAGCACGAGTCTTGGGTTCGGGAGTTTTTGCCAGATTATGATAATATCAAGGTGAGGGATGATATTATTTATGCTGATTATATCGATGAATGGTCCTCTCTTTGTCATTTGAAGGAGTGGACTAATTGGACATCTCCATTGCTTTCTTTTGGTGAGCCGTCTATCGAGACGGCAAAATTTGACGATCTGGTTAAATTAGCTAGGCTCAGGACTCATTGA
- the ccmA gene encoding heme ABC exporter ATP-binding protein CcmA gives MTPSAEPHSSDPEGLVLDGICVLRGGRRVLHGVNVRLAPKGREGAALFITGPNGVGKSTLLRAIAGLTSIEAGQLSLDLSGDKLAGTDVGEGCHYLGHRDAIKTALTVTENLAFWQSFLGEPRTGEGRGHPLLSIDDALEAVDLLHLADLPSMLLSAGQRRRLSIARLLVAARPVWLMDEPTSALDKASEARLVDLMRAHVTGGGLILAATHLAIDLENAQELALERVVYDPLEELG, from the coding sequence ATGACCCCATCCGCCGAGCCGCATTCGTCCGATCCTGAAGGCCTCGTCCTCGACGGCATTTGCGTGCTGCGCGGCGGGCGGCGGGTGCTGCATGGCGTGAACGTCCGCCTGGCGCCGAAGGGCCGCGAAGGCGCGGCGCTATTCATCACCGGGCCCAACGGGGTCGGCAAGTCGACGCTGCTGCGCGCCATTGCCGGGCTGACCTCCATTGAGGCCGGACAGCTTTCGCTCGATCTTAGCGGCGACAAGCTTGCGGGCACCGACGTCGGCGAGGGTTGCCACTATCTCGGCCACCGCGATGCGATCAAGACGGCGCTGACGGTGACCGAAAACCTCGCCTTCTGGCAGAGTTTTTTGGGAGAGCCGCGTACCGGCGAGGGGCGGGGGCATCCGCTTCTCTCCATCGACGACGCGCTGGAGGCGGTGGATCTTCTCCATCTTGCCGACCTGCCGTCGATGCTGCTCTCAGCCGGCCAGCGGCGCCGACTTTCCATCGCGCGCCTGCTCGTTGCCGCCCGTCCGGTCTGGCTCATGGACGAGCCGACCTCGGCGCTCGACAAGGCCTCGGAGGCGCGGCTTGTCGACCTGATGCGGGCGCATGTTACGGGCGGCGGTCTGATCCTTGCCGCGACGCATCTGGCGATCGACCTGGAGAACGCGCAGGAACTGGCGCTGGAGCGGGTGGTCTATGACCCGCTGGAAGAACTGGGCTAG
- the mtaB gene encoding tRNA (N(6)-L-threonylcarbamoyladenosine(37)-C(2))-methylthiotransferase MtaB: MTIDVITFGCRLNTVESEVMKEKAKAAGLDNAVLVNTCAVTGEAVRQARQAIRRARRENPEARIIVSGCAAQTDPDMFAAMGEVDLVIGNMEKLGEAAYRDTAPAGADFGIGGLEKVRVNDIMSVTDTAGHLIEGIEGRTRAFVQVQNGCDHRCTFCIIPYGRGNSRSVPMGDAVDQIRRIVENGYREVVLTGVDLTSWGQDLPGAPKLGRLIRQVLKNVPDLERLRISSIDSIEVDPEFMAAIAEEERLMPHFHLSLQSGDDLILKRMKRRHLRADTIAFTDEVRRLRPDVVFGADIIAGFPTETEDAFANSLKIVDDCGLTHLHVFPYSPRPGTPAARMPQLDKALVKDRAARLREAGETALMRHFSAEVGRERRVLVERDGLGRSEHFTLVEIDGGAVGDIVPARITGHTERSLRAVALAA, from the coding sequence ATGACGATCGACGTCATCACCTTCGGCTGCCGGCTCAACACGGTAGAATCGGAGGTCATGAAGGAAAAGGCAAAGGCTGCCGGGCTCGATAACGCGGTGCTGGTCAATACCTGCGCCGTAACGGGCGAGGCCGTGCGTCAGGCGCGGCAGGCGATCCGGCGCGCGCGGCGCGAAAACCCGGAGGCGCGCATCATCGTCTCCGGCTGCGCCGCCCAGACCGATCCCGACATGTTCGCCGCCATGGGCGAGGTCGACCTCGTCATCGGCAACATGGAAAAACTGGGCGAGGCCGCCTACCGCGACACCGCGCCGGCCGGCGCCGACTTCGGCATCGGCGGATTGGAAAAGGTGCGCGTCAACGACATCATGAGCGTGACCGACACGGCGGGCCATCTCATCGAGGGCATCGAGGGGCGCACGCGCGCCTTCGTCCAGGTGCAGAACGGCTGCGATCACCGCTGCACCTTCTGTATCATCCCCTATGGCCGGGGCAACTCCCGCTCCGTGCCGATGGGCGATGCGGTCGATCAGATCCGGCGAATCGTTGAGAATGGCTATCGCGAGGTGGTGCTGACCGGCGTCGACCTCACGAGCTGGGGACAGGATCTGCCCGGTGCGCCGAAGCTCGGACGCCTCATCCGTCAGGTGCTGAAGAATGTGCCGGATCTGGAGCGGCTCAGGATCTCCTCCATCGATTCCATCGAGGTCGATCCGGAGTTCATGGCGGCGATCGCCGAGGAAGAGCGGCTGATGCCGCATTTCCATCTGTCGCTGCAGTCGGGCGACGATCTCATCCTGAAGCGGATGAAGCGCCGCCACCTTCGCGCCGACACGATTGCCTTCACCGACGAAGTGCGGCGGCTGCGCCCGGATGTTGTTTTCGGGGCGGACATCATTGCCGGCTTTCCGACCGAGACCGAGGACGCCTTCGCCAACTCGCTGAAGATCGTCGACGACTGCGGCCTGACGCACCTGCATGTCTTTCCCTATTCGCCGCGCCCCGGCACGCCGGCCGCGCGCATGCCGCAGCTCGACAAGGCACTGGTGAAGGACCGTGCCGCGCGCCTGCGCGAAGCCGGGGAGACGGCCTTGATGCGTCATTTCTCCGCCGAGGTCGGACGGGAGCGCCGCGTGCTCGTGGAGCGCGACGGTCTCGGCCGATCGGAGCATTTCACGCTGGTCGAGATCGATGGCGGTGCCGTCGGCGATATCGTGCCGGCGCGAATCACGGGGCATACGGAGCGGTCGTTGCGCGCGGTGGCTCTTGCCGCATGA
- the ccmD gene encoding heme exporter protein CcmD, with translation MSIDLGNHAGFILGSYIVTILVIAAMIAWVILDHRAQSRRLKQLEERGARRRSERQAPAGTAKPLASRQETGA, from the coding sequence ATGTCGATCGATCTCGGCAACCACGCCGGCTTCATCCTCGGCTCCTACATCGTGACGATCCTCGTCATCGCGGCGATGATCGCCTGGGTGATCCTCGATCACAGGGCCCAGAGCCGACGCCTGAAGCAGCTTGAGGAGCGCGGCGCCCGCCGCCGCTCCGAACGGCAGGCACCGGCGGGAACCGCAAAGCCGCTCGCCTCGCGGCAGGAGACCGGCGCATGA
- a CDS encoding IS5 family transposase (programmed frameshift), which translates to MPDLFLLSPSQMSKIEPFFPKSHGVPRVDDRRIVSGIIYVLKHGLQWKDAPKGYGPHKTLYNRFRRWTELGVFDRIFSHLAASGGAPDTLMIDATHLKAHRTASSLFKRGLLPRHIGRTKGGLNTKLHAVCDGEGRPLAMCLTAGQVSDHVGAKILYPVLPEGGSATMIADKGYDSDEYRAALQAKGIASCIPPRKGRKAPAEFCKTQYKQRHKIENMFGRLKDWRRIATRYDRRADVFMAAITIAAIVTWWIQ; encoded by the exons ATGCCTGATTTGTTTCTGCTCTCGCCTTCCCAGATGTCGAAGATCGAGCCATTCTTTCCGAAGTCGCACGGGGTGCCTCGTGTGGATGATCGCCGGATTGTGTCGGGCATCATCTATGTGCTGAAGCATGGCCTCCAATGGAAAGATGCCCCAAAGGGGTATGGCCCTCACAAGACGCTCTACAACCGCTTTCGCCGCTGGACCGAATTGGGCGTGTTCGATAGGATTTTCAGTCACTTGGCAGCGAGTGGCGGCGCTCCGGACACGCTGATGATCGACGCGACGCATCTGAAGGCTCACCGGACAGCGTCAAGCCTTT TTAAAAGGGGGCTTCTTCCCCGCCACATTGGCCGCACAAAGGGTGGACTGAACACCAAACTGCATGCTGTGTGCGATGGCGAAGGCCGACCGCTCGCGATGTGCCTGACGGCGGGACAGGTTTCTGATCACGTCGGGGCCAAGATCCTCTATCCGGTCCTGCCTGAGGGCGGCAGTGCGACAATGATTGCCGACAAGGGATACGATTCCGACGAGTATCGCGCCGCGCTCCAAGCCAAAGGCATCGCGTCCTGCATACCGCCGCGCAAGGGCCGAAAGGCACCTGCCGAATTCTGCAAAACCCAATACAAACAACGCCATAAGATCGAGAACATGTTCGGGCGCCTGAAAGACTGGCGGCGCATTGCTACCCGTTACGACCGCCGCGCTGACGTCTTCATGGCAGCAATTACAATCGCAGCCATCGTCACTTGGTGGATTCAATGA
- a CDS encoding DeoR/GlpR family DNA-binding transcription regulator yields MQAVDIAPAIALLPDERQRLIGEALDRDGKVLATDLARFLNTSEDTIRRDLREMAKAGLCRRVYGGALPVSPASGTIAERSGRNVQEKERLAKAAAGLVRANQTIFIDAGSTNAAIARALPEGMSLTVATNAPMIAASLAGREGIGVIMIGGRVDPHSGACLGSAAMREAERIRPDLCFLGTCAVDTIEGVTTFDFDEAEFKRLLAARSRRVVAVATREKLHTGAPHKVMEAADLGILVADGPADDLDAYRTLGITVVTPNA; encoded by the coding sequence ATGCAAGCTGTCGATATCGCACCAGCCATCGCGCTGCTCCCCGACGAACGCCAACGCCTGATCGGCGAGGCGCTCGACCGCGACGGCAAGGTGCTGGCCACCGATCTGGCGCGGTTCCTCAACACCTCCGAGGACACCATCCGCCGCGACCTGCGCGAGATGGCGAAGGCAGGCCTCTGCCGCCGCGTCTACGGCGGTGCGCTTCCCGTTTCGCCCGCTTCCGGCACCATTGCGGAGCGATCCGGCAGGAACGTGCAGGAAAAGGAGCGCCTTGCGAAGGCCGCCGCCGGCCTCGTGCGGGCCAACCAGACGATCTTCATCGATGCGGGTTCCACCAACGCCGCCATCGCCCGGGCCCTGCCCGAAGGGATGTCGCTCACGGTCGCGACCAACGCGCCGATGATTGCCGCATCCCTTGCCGGGCGGGAGGGTATCGGCGTCATCATGATCGGCGGGCGGGTCGACCCGCACAGCGGCGCCTGCCTCGGTTCCGCGGCCATGCGGGAAGCCGAGCGCATCCGGCCCGACCTGTGCTTTCTCGGCACCTGCGCCGTCGACACGATCGAGGGCGTCACCACCTTCGATTTCGACGAGGCCGAATTCAAGCGCCTGCTCGCCGCGCGCAGCCGCAGGGTCGTGGCCGTCGCCACCCGGGAAAAGCTGCACACCGGCGCACCGCACAAGGTGATGGAGGCCGCCGACCTCGGCATCCTCGTCGCCGACGGTCCTGCGGACGATCTCGACGCCTACCGCACGCTCGGCATCACCGTCGTGACGCCCAACGCCTGA
- a CDS encoding heme ABC transporter permease, whose translation MLKWFSDLANPTRFLGFAGKAIPVLTVITLVLFAIGLYGSLVLAPPDYQQGETVKIMFIHVPAAWLSMFTYGLMTVSALGTLVWRHPLADVSARAAAPLGAGFTFIALVTGSLWGKPMWGTWWIWDARLTSVLILFIMYLGLIALWRTIEEPARAARIVAILILVGSVNIPIIKFSVDWWNTLHQPASVFRMGGPTIDASMLWPLLVMALAFTFLLLTLHMMAMRNEILRRRVRALGLVAASGGVA comes from the coding sequence ATGCTGAAATGGTTCTCCGACCTTGCCAACCCGACCCGCTTTCTGGGCTTTGCCGGAAAGGCCATCCCGGTCCTGACGGTGATCACGCTCGTGCTCTTCGCGATCGGGCTCTATGGCTCGCTCGTCCTCGCCCCGCCGGACTACCAGCAGGGCGAGACGGTCAAGATCATGTTCATCCACGTGCCCGCCGCGTGGCTGTCGATGTTCACCTACGGCCTGATGACGGTCTCGGCCCTCGGCACCCTCGTCTGGCGCCATCCGCTGGCCGATGTCTCGGCGAGGGCGGCCGCCCCGCTCGGCGCCGGCTTCACCTTCATCGCCCTCGTCACCGGCTCGCTCTGGGGTAAGCCGATGTGGGGCACTTGGTGGATCTGGGACGCGCGCCTCACCTCCGTGCTGATTCTCTTCATCATGTATCTCGGCCTGATCGCGCTCTGGCGCACCATCGAGGAACCGGCCCGCGCCGCGCGCATCGTCGCGATCCTGATCCTCGTCGGCTCGGTCAATATCCCGATCATCAAGTTCTCGGTCGACTGGTGGAACACGCTGCACCAGCCCGCCAGCGTCTTCCGCATGGGCGGGCCGACCATCGACGCCTCGATGCTCTGGCCGCTGCTGGTGATGGCGCTCGCCTTCACCTTCCTGCTCCTGACGCTGCACATGATGGCGATGCGCAATGAGATCCTGCGCCGCCGCGTGCGCGCCCTCGGCCTCGTCGCCGCCAGCGGAGGCGTCGCCTGA
- a CDS encoding GFA family protein, translated as MADLDRPLLGTCRCGHVGIEISAPPLLTAACHCRGCQTMSASAYSLTALIPAPAFRVTSGEPVKGGAGGAQLDHYFCPDCKTWMFTRISGIDAFVNVRPTLLDDPRWTLPFIETQTAEKLPWVETPACYSYERFPSEEEFEGLVKAFAEEV; from the coding sequence ATGGCAGACCTTGACCGTCCGCTTTTGGGGACATGCCGATGCGGGCACGTCGGCATCGAGATCAGCGCGCCGCCGCTCCTGACGGCGGCCTGTCACTGTCGCGGCTGCCAGACAATGAGTGCCAGCGCCTACTCGCTGACGGCGCTGATCCCGGCGCCGGCATTCCGCGTCACATCGGGCGAGCCGGTGAAGGGCGGCGCAGGAGGTGCGCAGCTCGACCATTATTTCTGCCCGGACTGCAAGACGTGGATGTTCACGCGGATTTCCGGCATCGACGCCTTCGTCAACGTGCGGCCGACGCTGCTCGACGATCCAAGGTGGACCTTACCCTTCATCGAAACGCAGACGGCGGAAAAGCTGCCGTGGGTGGAAACGCCCGCCTGCTACAGCTACGAGCGCTTTCCCTCGGAGGAGGAGTTCGAGGGGCTCGTGAAGGCGTTTGCGGAAGAGGTGTGA
- the dapF gene encoding diaminopimelate epimerase codes for MNGIGNEIVVLDLRDSDLKVSPEAARAIAATPGAHFDQLMVLYPARTPGSDAAMTIFNIDGSESEACGNGTRCVAMRLFEEGAKDRLVLETRAGLLPVRKTDDGQFTVGMGKPKFGWQDIPLAEPFHDTRYIELQIGPIDAPILHSPSVANIGNPHAIFWVDDVEAYDLARFGPLLENHPIFPERANISLAQVLSPDHIRVKVWERGAGLTKACGSAACAVAVSAARTKRTGRKVLVSLPGGDLFIEWRDDDQILMTGPAELEHIGELPAETFEDTAAA; via the coding sequence ATGAATGGCATCGGCAATGAAATCGTCGTTCTGGATCTCCGCGATTCGGACCTCAAGGTGTCCCCTGAGGCCGCGCGCGCGATCGCGGCAACGCCCGGCGCGCATTTCGACCAGCTCATGGTGCTCTATCCGGCCAGGACGCCCGGCAGCGATGCCGCGATGACGATCTTCAATATCGACGGTTCGGAATCGGAGGCCTGCGGCAATGGCACACGCTGCGTTGCCATGCGGCTTTTTGAGGAAGGCGCGAAGGATCGGCTGGTGCTGGAGACGCGCGCGGGCCTGCTGCCGGTGCGCAAGACCGACGATGGCCAGTTCACCGTCGGCATGGGCAAGCCGAAGTTCGGCTGGCAGGACATTCCGCTCGCCGAACCTTTCCACGACACGCGCTATATCGAATTGCAGATCGGGCCGATCGATGCGCCGATCCTGCATTCGCCGTCGGTCGCCAATATCGGCAATCCGCACGCGATCTTCTGGGTCGACGACGTCGAGGCCTATGACCTTGCCCGCTTCGGGCCGCTTTTGGAAAACCATCCGATCTTCCCGGAGCGGGCAAATATCTCGCTGGCGCAGGTGCTCTCGCCCGACCATATCCGCGTGAAGGTGTGGGAGCGCGGCGCAGGGCTGACGAAGGCCTGCGGCTCGGCGGCCTGCGCGGTCGCGGTGTCGGCGGCGCGCACGAAGCGGACCGGCCGCAAGGTGCTTGTCTCCCTGCCGGGCGGCGATCTCTTCATCGAGTGGCGCGACGACGACCAGATCCTGATGACGGGACCGGCGGAGCTCGAACATATCGGCGAGCTGCCGGCGGAGACGTTCGAAGATACTGCTGCGGCGTAA
- a CDS encoding NUDIX hydrolase, translating to MTDLVTPSFETRIPEGDERARDVCTRCGFIAYENPKIVVGSVVRAGDKVLLCRRAIDPQSGFWTLPAGFMELNETPEQGAAREAYEEARASIEIHDLLAIYTIPRISQVQLIYRATLKGGFAPGPESLEVDLFSPDDIPRDRIAFPSVHWALDQEARWRRGEAVGPFMNPVEGL from the coding sequence ATGACCGACCTCGTGACGCCAAGCTTTGAGACCCGCATTCCCGAAGGCGACGAGCGCGCCCGCGACGTCTGCACCCGCTGCGGCTTCATCGCCTATGAAAACCCGAAGATCGTGGTTGGCTCGGTGGTGCGCGCGGGCGACAAGGTGCTGCTCTGCCGGCGCGCCATCGACCCGCAGTCGGGCTTCTGGACCCTGCCGGCCGGCTTCATGGAGTTGAACGAGACGCCGGAACAGGGTGCGGCCCGCGAGGCCTATGAGGAGGCCCGCGCGTCCATCGAGATCCACGACCTTCTGGCGATCTACACGATCCCGCGCATTTCGCAGGTCCAGCTCATCTATCGGGCAACGCTGAAGGGCGGCTTTGCGCCGGGCCCGGAAAGCCTGGAGGTCGACCTCTTTTCACCCGACGACATCCCGCGCGACCGCATCGCCTTTCCCTCCGTGCATTGGGCACTGGATCAGGAGGCACGGTGGCGGAGGGGTGAAGCGGTTGGGCCGTTTATGAATCCTGTGGAGGGGTTGTGA
- a CDS encoding MFS transporter, translated as MTLPDSSAMTAPRFLTPRTATVAMFFANGFGIGNWAVSLPLIKDAAGLDAARFSLVLLGLAVGAVVSMPLSGLLLPRLGGSGRATGAAAIAFSLLLALPTLLASLPTLVANTLVLGAASGLMDVSMNAHASTIERRHGRPIMSSFHAAFSAGGLVGALFGGAYLGVGLPSPLLLPVAAIVCLFLVLATKRHLGEGEPPREADAARPRFRINRAILGLGLLAFVFMVVEGAMADWSAVFLTTIHEASPAEAAMGFAAFSITMLAGRLTGDWTLAVFGTVKVLVIGSLAVAGGLALAAASPDALAAGIGFALVGIGAANMVPVAFSLAGKAGPAPEIGISAVATLGYGGFLAGPPMIGWIAAHFSLPDAFWLLAGAAALMGVANLAARTRA; from the coding sequence ATGACCCTGCCGGACTCCTCCGCCATGACCGCTCCGCGTTTCCTCACCCCGCGCACCGCCACGGTGGCGATGTTCTTCGCCAACGGCTTTGGCATTGGCAACTGGGCCGTGAGCCTGCCGCTGATCAAGGACGCCGCCGGGCTTGACGCGGCCCGCTTCAGCCTCGTGCTTCTCGGTCTTGCAGTCGGCGCGGTCGTCTCCATGCCGCTCTCGGGCTTGCTGCTGCCAAGGCTCGGCGGCAGCGGACGGGCGACAGGCGCCGCCGCAATTGCCTTTTCCCTGCTGCTCGCCCTGCCGACGTTGCTCGCCAGCCTGCCCACCCTCGTTGCCAACACGCTGGTCCTCGGCGCGGCGAGCGGCCTGATGGATGTGTCGATGAACGCCCATGCGAGCACCATCGAGCGCCGCCACGGACGGCCGATCATGTCGTCCTTCCATGCCGCCTTCAGCGCGGGCGGTCTGGTCGGCGCGCTTTTCGGGGGCGCCTATCTCGGCGTCGGCCTGCCGTCGCCGCTGCTCTTGCCGGTCGCGGCAATCGTCTGTCTTTTCCTGGTCCTGGCGACCAAGCGCCATCTCGGCGAGGGCGAGCCCCCGCGGGAAGCGGACGCCGCCCGGCCCCGCTTCCGCATCAACCGCGCCATCCTCGGGCTCGGCCTTCTTGCCTTCGTCTTCATGGTGGTGGAGGGCGCCATGGCCGACTGGTCGGCGGTCTTTCTGACCACCATCCACGAAGCAAGCCCTGCCGAGGCGGCAATGGGCTTCGCGGCCTTCTCGATCACCATGCTTGCCGGCCGCCTGACCGGCGACTGGACGCTCGCCGTCTTCGGCACGGTGAAGGTGCTGGTGATCGGCAGCCTCGCCGTCGCTGGCGGGCTCGCGCTCGCCGCCGCCTCGCCGGATGCACTCGCCGCCGGCATCGGCTTCGCGCTCGTCGGCATCGGCGCCGCCAACATGGTCCCCGTCGCCTTCAGCCTTGCCGGCAAGGCTGGCCCGGCGCCGGAAATCGGCATCTCGGCGGTCGCCACTCTCGGCTATGGCGGCTTCCTGGCCGGACCTCCGATGATCGGCTGGATAGCCGCCCATTTTTCCCTGCCCGACGCATTCTGGCTCCTGGCCGGCGCGGCCGCTCTGATGGGCGTTGCCAACCTTGCCGCCCGCACACGAGCGTGA
- the ccmB gene encoding heme exporter protein CcmB, with protein sequence MTNPLLSLYRRDLALAVRIGGSALMGVLFFLIVVTVFPFAVGPDLNLLSRLGPAILWIGALLATLLGLDRLFEADREDGTLDLIVMSGQPLELVVLVKCLAHWTSTGLPLVIATPFFALFLAMEPAAIGATMLTLLVGTPALTLLGAIGAGLTVSLRRGGLLLAVLILPFTIPVMIFGVSAANAATVAPSPFMTPFLLLCAITLATLVLAPLAAAAALKSGLD encoded by the coding sequence GTGACGAATCCCCTGCTCTCCCTTTATCGCCGCGATCTGGCGCTCGCCGTCAGGATCGGCGGCAGTGCCCTCATGGGCGTTCTCTTCTTTCTCATCGTCGTTACCGTCTTTCCCTTCGCCGTCGGCCCGGACCTCAATCTTCTCTCCCGCCTTGGTCCGGCGATCCTTTGGATCGGCGCGCTGTTGGCAACGCTTCTCGGCCTCGACCGTCTTTTCGAGGCCGACCGCGAGGACGGCACGCTGGACCTCATCGTCATGTCCGGACAGCCGCTGGAACTGGTGGTTCTCGTCAAATGCCTCGCGCACTGGACGTCGACCGGCCTGCCGCTCGTCATCGCAACCCCCTTCTTCGCCCTCTTCCTTGCCATGGAGCCGGCGGCCATCGGCGCGACCATGCTGACGCTGCTGGTCGGAACGCCGGCTCTCACCCTCCTCGGCGCCATCGGCGCGGGCCTCACCGTCAGCCTCAGGCGCGGCGGCCTGCTGCTCGCCGTCCTGATCCTGCCCTTCACGATCCCCGTCATGATCTTCGGCGTTTCCGCCGCCAACGCCGCGACGGTTGCCCCCTCGCCCTTCATGACGCCGTTCCTGCTGCTCTGCGCCATCACGCTGGCAACGCTCGTGCTCGCTCCTCTCGCGGCGGCCGCTGCCCTCAAGAGCGGCCTCGACTGA
- a CDS encoding DsbE family thiol:disulfide interchange protein, whose protein sequence is MSGPETAGESAKKSGGIKWIAFLPLLIFLGLAGFFLKQLFSGDPSELPSVLIGKEVPKFELPAVAGLASNGQPTPGLSSSELETAKYGDVVLLNVWASWCVPCRDEHPLLMELAKQPGFTLVGINYKDKPQNAADFLNGLGNPFKAVGSDESGRTGIDFGVYGVPETFVIDGTGHIRYKYIGPLSPEGIRDRLLPEIEKARTPEKAGTS, encoded by the coding sequence ATGAGCGGCCCGGAGACCGCAGGCGAAAGCGCGAAGAAATCCGGCGGCATCAAGTGGATCGCCTTCCTGCCGCTGCTGATCTTCCTCGGCCTTGCAGGCTTCTTCCTGAAGCAGCTTTTTTCCGGCGATCCGTCGGAACTGCCCTCCGTGCTGATCGGCAAGGAGGTGCCGAAGTTCGAGCTTCCCGCCGTCGCGGGGCTGGCAAGCAATGGCCAGCCGACACCGGGCCTGTCTTCGAGCGAACTGGAGACGGCGAAATACGGCGACGTCGTACTGCTGAATGTCTGGGCGTCCTGGTGCGTGCCCTGCCGCGACGAGCACCCGCTGCTGATGGAGCTTGCCAAGCAGCCGGGCTTCACCCTCGTCGGCATAAACTACAAGGACAAGCCGCAGAACGCGGCCGATTTCCTCAACGGCCTCGGCAACCCCTTCAAGGCGGTCGGCTCGGACGAAAGCGGGCGCACGGGCATCGACTTCGGCGTCTACGGCGTGCCGGAGACCTTCGTCATCGATGGCACCGGCCACATCCGCTACAAATACATCGGTCCGCTCAGTCCCGAGGGCATCCGCGACCGCCTGCTGCCGGAAATCGAAAAGGCCAGGACGCCCGAAAAAGCCGGGACGTCCTGA